The following proteins come from a genomic window of Nostoc sp. ATCC 53789:
- a CDS encoding DNA adenine methylase: MVIQIPKETSPRPFLKWAGGKSRLIQQYIPYFPKSYKNYYEPFLGGGAVFFYLQPKTATLTDINAELINTYCCVRDSVEELISLLKEHKIRHNKDYYYSVRNNSGGTDIEKAARLIYLNKTCFNGLYRVNSQGKFNVPLGRYENPNICSEVLLQTASEALSHAEIKQADFTEVLNYATSSDDFVFFDPPYHPISDTSYFTAYSQNCFSKKDQELLRDTCAELASRGVKVMVCNSDSEFIRNIYTDINFEAYKIKAARSINSNIKNRGMIDELLITSFKDFYLPKQ, encoded by the coding sequence ATGGTAATTCAAATCCCCAAGGAAACTAGCCCGCGTCCATTTTTGAAGTGGGCAGGGGGTAAAAGTAGGTTGATACAGCAATATATTCCTTATTTTCCCAAAAGTTATAAAAATTACTATGAACCATTCTTAGGTGGTGGTGCTGTTTTTTTCTATCTTCAACCAAAGACAGCAACTTTAACTGATATTAACGCCGAATTAATTAACACTTATTGTTGTGTTAGAGATAGTGTTGAAGAATTAATTTCTCTATTGAAAGAGCATAAAATTCGACATAATAAAGATTATTATTATAGTGTCAGAAACAACTCTGGTGGCACCGATATAGAAAAAGCGGCTCGTCTAATTTATCTTAATAAGACTTGTTTTAATGGTCTTTATCGAGTCAATTCTCAGGGAAAATTCAATGTGCCTTTAGGCAGATATGAAAATCCTAATATTTGTTCTGAGGTTTTACTGCAAACGGCATCAGAAGCGCTTTCTCATGCAGAAATTAAACAAGCAGATTTTACAGAAGTCCTAAATTATGCAACTAGCAGTGATGACTTTGTATTTTTTGACCCACCCTATCATCCTATAAGTGATACTAGCTATTTCACCGCTTATAGTCAAAATTGTTTTAGTAAAAAAGACCAAGAACTTTTAAGAGATACTTGTGCAGAGTTGGCAAGTCGTGGTGTTAAAGTTATGGTCTGTAATTCTGATAGCGAATTTATTAGAAATATTTATACAGATATCAATTTTGAAGCTTACAAAATCAAAGCAGCCCGATCAATTAACTCCAATATAAAAAATAGAGGCATGATTGACGAACTGTTAATTACATCTTTTAAAGATTTTTATTTGCCCAAGCAATAA
- a CDS encoding L-threonylcarbamoyladenylate synthase, giving the protein MAKIFSVHPDNPQVRRIEEIKSALSSGAVMLYPTDTVYAIGCDLNAKSAVERVRQIKQLANDKPLTFLCPSLSNVATYAFVSDTAYRIMKRLIPGPYTFLLPATKLVPRLVQSPKRKSTGIRVPNHTVCLELLAALGNPIISTSAHLPPDEADNGMIRIEPETVQSRVELFDRLDKLVDIIVDTGEEPTYEVSTILDMTGDEAAIIRRGLGWEAAAAWV; this is encoded by the coding sequence ATGGCAAAAATTTTCTCAGTTCATCCGGATAATCCTCAAGTTCGCCGAATAGAGGAAATAAAGTCGGCGCTTTCTAGTGGCGCAGTCATGCTTTACCCTACTGATACAGTTTATGCGATCGGTTGTGATTTGAATGCTAAGTCGGCGGTAGAACGAGTGCGGCAAATTAAACAGCTAGCAAATGATAAACCACTGACATTTTTATGTCCCTCGCTTTCAAATGTGGCAACTTATGCCTTCGTAAGTGACACAGCCTATCGGATTATGAAACGCCTGATTCCAGGGCCATACACGTTTTTGCTCCCAGCAACTAAATTAGTACCGCGATTGGTGCAAAGCCCCAAGCGGAAAAGTACTGGAATTAGAGTACCAAACCATACTGTGTGTTTGGAGTTGCTGGCAGCTTTGGGCAATCCGATTATTTCAACTTCAGCACATCTGCCACCAGATGAAGCAGATAACGGCATGATTCGGATAGAGCCAGAAACTGTTCAGTCACGGGTAGAGCTATTTGACCGTTTGGACAAGTTGGTAGACATAATTGTAGACACTGGCGAAGAACCTACTTATGAAGTCTCTACCATCTTAGATATGACCGGAGACGAAGCAGCAATTATACGGAGGGGTTTAGGTTGGGAAGCAGCAGCAGCATGGGTATAA
- the rbfA gene encoding 30S ribosome-binding factor RbfA yields the protein MATNRRVSRVAELIKREVSQMLLNGIKDDRVGTGMVSVTDVDVSGDLQHAKIYVSIYGTDEAKVETMAGLKSATGYVRSELGARVRLRRTPEVIFLEDRSIERGNKVLALLSQLNHDRPPENLLAVEDSTDEDDESFSE from the coding sequence ATGGCTACAAATCGCCGGGTTTCCCGCGTTGCAGAATTGATCAAACGGGAAGTTAGCCAAATGCTGCTCAACGGCATTAAGGATGACCGTGTGGGTACAGGAATGGTAAGTGTGACTGATGTTGATGTTTCTGGCGATCTCCAACACGCCAAAATCTACGTCAGTATCTATGGTACAGATGAAGCTAAGGTAGAAACAATGGCAGGCTTAAAGTCAGCCACAGGTTACGTCCGCAGTGAACTTGGGGCGCGGGTACGGCTACGTCGTACACCAGAGGTCATCTTTCTCGAAGATCGTTCCATAGAACGCGGTAACAAGGTACTGGCACTACTAAGCCAACTCAATCACGATCGTCCACCAGAAAACCTGTTAGCAGTAGAAGACAGCACAGATGAAGATGATGAATCATTTAGTGAATAA
- a CDS encoding PD-(D/E)XK nuclease superfamily protein: protein MALTQGGRANKSGNILEGNVEAILNGHNYFQVGNYVPKEFILNAALLPKRYGKEIYIGTGIYHTDLKVDFYVVGSPAMPSGLIFECKWQESPGSVDEKFPYLNMNIQHYYPAPTIVILGGEGMREGASKWLKTRVNDNHNLLAVYSLDRFIAWANKNL, encoded by the coding sequence ATGGCTCTGACTCAAGGCGGACGGGCAAATAAGTCTGGGAATATTTTAGAAGGAAATGTTGAAGCAATCTTAAATGGACATAATTATTTCCAAGTAGGGAACTATGTCCCAAAAGAATTTATACTAAATGCTGCTTTATTACCAAAGCGCTATGGAAAAGAAATTTATATTGGAACTGGGATTTATCATACCGATTTGAAGGTTGATTTTTATGTTGTTGGCTCACCTGCAATGCCATCTGGTTTAATTTTCGAGTGCAAATGGCAAGAAAGCCCTGGTTCTGTCGATGAAAAGTTTCCTTACTTGAATATGAACATCCAGCACTATTACCCTGCACCAACTATCGTCATTTTAGGCGGTGAAGGTATGCGAGAAGGTGCCAGCAAATGGCTAAAAACAAGAGTTAATGATAACCATAATTTATTAGCAGTTTATAGCTTAGACAGATTTATTGCTTGGGCAAATAAAAATCTTTAA
- a CDS encoding HetZ-related protein, with protein sequence MKANVINLPNSTPIFENHLSTEEFSDSSSETLIELLCQEMQAQVKAAPRCVEALANRIAVEVERICDKSSRIQTSGQIKSWQITLGRHRMQKCLRYYQLGSKQGRVELHSNLGAMVYRHVTLSGSELGFDARYSLIEDFLQAFYIEAIKAFRRENELPHDHTPRTQLQLAEYMAFTEQYAKRRINLPGGANQQLIILRAQGFARRQPQETTVDIEMAVESAKGEEAESYQRNSAVQQLRSQMIAQTNFDPSEESERDRVITELMKYLESQGQSDCMNYLSLKLQDLSAPEIDQILGLTSRQRDYLQQRFKYHVEKFAKQHHWQLVHQWLGAGLEQKLGLSSQQWEIFVNQLTEQQQQILQLKTARQTDQAIAKTIKCTPKQLQKRWTQLLELAWSIRNGHTEAQTG encoded by the coding sequence ATGAAAGCTAACGTCATCAATCTACCAAACTCTACACCCATTTTTGAAAACCACCTTTCGACCGAAGAATTTTCAGACAGCAGCAGCGAAACCTTGATTGAATTGCTGTGTCAAGAAATGCAAGCACAAGTGAAAGCAGCACCCAGGTGCGTAGAAGCTTTAGCAAACCGCATAGCCGTAGAAGTAGAACGCATTTGCGATAAAAGCTCGCGTATCCAAACATCTGGGCAAATCAAATCCTGGCAGATTACGCTGGGAAGGCATCGGATGCAAAAGTGCTTACGTTACTATCAACTAGGTTCCAAACAAGGGCGGGTGGAATTACATAGTAATTTGGGTGCTATGGTTTACCGCCATGTAACTTTATCTGGCTCGGAGTTGGGCTTTGATGCTCGTTACAGCCTAATTGAAGATTTTTTACAAGCATTTTATATTGAAGCTATCAAAGCTTTCCGCAGAGAAAACGAACTACCTCACGATCACACACCGCGTACTCAGCTGCAATTAGCTGAATATATGGCGTTTACAGAACAGTACGCCAAACGCCGCATCAATTTACCTGGTGGTGCAAATCAGCAATTAATTATCCTGCGGGCCCAAGGTTTTGCTCGTCGTCAGCCGCAAGAGACTACCGTGGATATTGAAATGGCGGTGGAGTCTGCTAAGGGTGAAGAAGCAGAATCTTATCAGCGTAACTCGGCGGTGCAACAGTTGCGATCGCAGATGATTGCCCAAACTAATTTCGATCCATCTGAAGAATCAGAACGCGATCGCGTCATCACTGAATTGATGAAATATCTGGAGTCTCAAGGTCAATCTGACTGTATGAACTACCTCAGCTTGAAACTTCAAGACCTCTCAGCCCCAGAAATTGACCAAATTCTCGGTTTAACCAGCCGTCAACGCGATTATCTCCAACAACGCTTTAAATACCACGTAGAAAAGTTTGCCAAACAACATCACTGGCAATTAGTACATCAATGGTTAGGCGCGGGTTTAGAGCAAAAGTTGGGTTTATCTTCCCAGCAGTGGGAAATCTTTGTGAATCAACTCACAGAACAACAACAGCAAATATTACAGTTGAAAACTGCAAGACAAACTGACCAAGCGATCGCAAAAACCATCAAATGCACCCCCAAACAGTTACAAAAGCGCTGGACTCAACTGTTAGAACTAGCATGGTCTATCCGCAACGGTCATACTGAAGCACAAACAGGTTGA
- a CDS encoding 3-oxoacyl-ACP reductase family protein, translating to MSTKKLTGKVALVTGGSRGLGAAIAKRLANDGAAVALTYTSSPQKADEVVLAIETAGGKALALRADSANVEAVKNAVAETVKAFGCLDILVNNAGVATLAPIDQFSMDDFDRLIAVNIKGVFVATQEAVRHMGEGGRIVMIGSVNSDIMPFAGGSVYALTKGAIASFTRGLARDLGPRGITVNNIQPGPIDTDMNPAEGPFADTMKSMIALQRYGRTEEVAEMVSYLASAEAGFITGASLKIDGGFAA from the coding sequence ATGAGTACCAAAAAACTTACAGGTAAGGTGGCATTGGTAACAGGCGGCTCACGCGGTCTGGGAGCAGCGATCGCCAAACGTCTCGCAAACGATGGTGCAGCAGTCGCTCTCACGTACACTAGCTCGCCGCAAAAAGCCGACGAGGTGGTGCTTGCCATCGAAACGGCTGGTGGAAAAGCCCTGGCTCTTCGCGCCGACAGTGCCAATGTCGAAGCCGTGAAAAACGCTGTTGCCGAGACAGTGAAAGCCTTTGGTTGTCTTGACATCCTTGTGAACAATGCGGGGGTCGCCACTTTAGCCCCAATCGATCAATTCTCAATGGATGATTTTGATCGCCTGATCGCGGTTAACATCAAGGGTGTCTTTGTGGCAACTCAGGAGGCTGTCCGCCACATGGGTGAGGGCGGACGGATCGTTATGATTGGCAGCGTCAACAGTGACATAATGCCTTTTGCTGGCGGCTCCGTTTACGCTTTAACCAAGGGTGCGATCGCAAGCTTCACACGCGGTCTTGCCCGCGATCTCGGCCCTCGTGGCATCACGGTGAACAATATTCAACCCGGCCCGATAGACACTGACATGAATCCGGCGGAAGGGCCCTTTGCCGACACTATGAAAAGTATGATTGCCCTCCAACGGTATGGTCGAACAGAAGAAGTCGCCGAGATGGTTTCCTATCTCGCCAGTGCAGAAGCTGGTTTCATTACCGGTGCAAGCCTGAAGATTGATGGTGGCTTTGCAGCCTGA
- a CDS encoding DUF751 family protein: MFDGFWDNVFRYPRYLITIVLGLFLNTFAPLVPLLKRPVTLIALLGLFVSSLVFLTFTLRAMLGLSAI; this comes from the coding sequence ATGTTTGACGGATTTTGGGATAACGTCTTTCGCTACCCCCGCTACTTAATTACTATAGTCTTAGGGCTGTTTTTGAACACCTTTGCGCCATTAGTGCCACTGTTGAAGCGCCCTGTTACCTTAATCGCCCTCTTAGGTTTATTTGTGAGCAGCCTAGTCTTTCTTACTTTCACCCTACGGGCAATGCTGGGCTTGAGTGCAATCTAG
- the larC gene encoding nickel pincer cofactor biosynthesis protein LarC, producing the protein MNKIAYLQCPTGISGDMCLGALVSLGVPVEYLIEKLNGLGIEQEYQLIAELVQRNGQQATKVHVDLVHDHHHHDHHDHEHNHHHTRHLPEIEQMILKAGLPSRAEAWSLAVFRQLAVAEGAVHGISPEKVHFHEVGAIDAIVDIVGTCLGLDWLGIESNDEGWPLLYCSAFPTGGGTVRAAHGQMAVPVPAVLKLWEMRGCPVYSNGIDRELVTPTGAAIATTLVRDFGSPPAIAIKQVGLGAGTINLPIPNILRLWLGESTSLQSDFGDSEDTSSNLETISVLETQIDDLNPQAIGYVFEALFAAGAVDVFTQAIGMKKSRPGILLTVICHPENFLSCEAVIFRETTTLGIRRTTQQRAILQREIQQVEIEYGKVRVKVAWKGQSPEKVIANVQPEYEDCAELARKHNIPWREIQRLALQNWYLVNN; encoded by the coding sequence ATGAATAAAATTGCTTATCTTCAATGTCCGACAGGAATTTCCGGTGATATGTGCCTGGGTGCTTTGGTAAGTTTGGGTGTTCCTGTGGAGTATTTAATTGAAAAGCTCAATGGATTGGGAATTGAACAGGAATATCAGTTAATAGCAGAACTTGTCCAACGGAATGGGCAACAGGCGACTAAAGTTCATGTGGATTTAGTACACGATCACCATCACCATGACCACCACGACCACGAACACAATCACCATCACACACGCCACTTGCCAGAAATAGAGCAGATGATTCTCAAAGCTGGGTTGCCATCACGGGCAGAAGCTTGGAGTTTGGCAGTATTCCGACAGCTAGCAGTCGCAGAAGGAGCGGTGCATGGGATTTCCCCTGAAAAAGTTCATTTTCATGAAGTGGGTGCTATAGATGCGATCGTAGATATTGTAGGTACTTGCCTGGGGTTAGATTGGTTGGGGATTGAGAGTAATGACGAAGGATGGCCCCTACTTTACTGCTCGGCGTTTCCCACTGGTGGCGGTACTGTTCGGGCTGCACATGGTCAAATGGCAGTACCAGTACCAGCAGTATTAAAACTTTGGGAAATGCGGGGTTGTCCAGTTTATAGCAATGGCATTGATAGAGAACTGGTAACGCCAACAGGAGCTGCGATCGCTACTACTTTGGTAAGAGACTTTGGTTCACCACCCGCGATCGCTATCAAGCAGGTAGGACTGGGAGCAGGAACCATAAATTTACCAATTCCCAATATTTTACGCCTCTGGCTGGGCGAAAGCACAAGTTTACAGTCAGATTTCGGCGATTCTGAAGATACTAGCTCAAATTTAGAAACTATCTCGGTACTAGAAACCCAAATTGATGATTTAAATCCGCAAGCGATCGGCTATGTTTTTGAGGCTTTGTTTGCTGCTGGTGCAGTGGATGTTTTTACCCAAGCGATCGGCATGAAAAAGTCCCGTCCAGGAATCTTGCTGACTGTGATTTGTCATCCAGAAAATTTCCTCAGTTGTGAAGCGGTTATATTCCGTGAAACTACAACTTTGGGTATTCGGCGAACAACTCAGCAACGCGCCATTTTACAACGGGAAATTCAACAAGTGGAAATTGAATATGGCAAAGTACGTGTCAAGGTGGCATGGAAGGGACAATCACCAGAAAAAGTTATTGCCAATGTGCAGCCAGAATATGAAGATTGTGCAGAATTAGCCAGAAAACATAATATCCCCTGGCGCGAAATTCAACGGTTGGCGCTACAAAATTGGTATTTGGTCAATAACTAA
- a CDS encoding DUF4327 family protein — translation MSVNTVPSINYYSLDLIQDEARRLVQKGMISRQQPIYTLCQYIPAREWVCVECELEKCDFLLRDRIGDLIGREQWDND, via the coding sequence ATGAGTGTGAATACGGTGCCTTCTATCAATTACTACTCTCTCGATTTGATCCAAGACGAAGCACGTCGACTGGTGCAAAAGGGAATGATTAGCCGACAACAGCCAATATATACCCTTTGCCAATACATTCCAGCGAGAGAGTGGGTTTGCGTTGAATGTGAATTAGAGAAATGTGACTTTTTGTTGCGCGATCGCATTGGCGACCTAATTGGTCGTGAACAGTGGGACAACGACTAA